The genomic interval AACGCGCTGCTGCAGCAGAAGAGCGGCGCCACGGAGAAAGGCCGGCTGATGGCGACCAACAACTTCCTGAACATGGCGGCGATCGTCGGTGCCTCCGCCGCACTGTGGCTCGCGCGGGACATCGCCGGCCTCACGGCGGATCGCATCGTGCTGGTGTTCGGCGTGCTGACGCTGGCGGCCAGCGTCTACGTCCTCACCGTCGTCCCCGAGTTCCTCCTGCGCTTCTGCCTGTGGCTGCTGACGCACACCATCTACCGCATCAGGATCGTCGGCCAGGAGCACGTCCCCTCGCGCGGACCGGCGCTGCTGGTCTGCAATCACCTGTCGCACGTGGATGGCGCGCTCGTCGGTGCGTGCATTCAGCGCTTCGTGCGGTTCCTCGTCTACAAGCCTTACTACGAGCATTGGGCGGTGAACCCGCTGCTGCGCATGCTGCACGCCATCCCGGTCGCGGGCGGACGCGACGCGGTCGGCGCGATCGAAGCGGCGCGGCGCGAACTCCGCAACGGGCACGTCGTCTGCATCTTCGCGGAGGGAGCGATCAGCCGCACCGGGAATCTGCTCCCCTTCAAGCGGGGCCTGGAGCGGATCGTCGACGGGCTCGACGTGCCGATCGTCCCGGTGTACCTGGATCGGGTCTGGGGCAGCGTCTTCAGCTTCAAGGGGGGACGATTCCTCTGGAAATGGCCCGCGCGCCTTCCCTATCCGGTGACGGTCGCATTCGGCCCGCCGCTGCCGCCGGCGACGCCTGCCGCCGAGGTGCGCGTGGCGCTGATGACGGTGGGGGCGCAGGCGACGTCGCTGCGGCGCCGATCGCGCGAGACCCTCGGCCGCGCGTTCATCGCGTCCGCGAAACGCCGCTGGGGCGCCTTCTGCATGGCCGACTCCGCCACGCGTGAGCTGACATACGGCCGCGCCCTGACGGCCGCGCTCCTGCTCTCGCGCTGGCTGCGGCGAACCAGGGAGGCGGAGCCCAACGTCGGCGTGCTGCTGCCTGCCTCGGTGGGCGGCGCGCTGACCAACATCGCGATCGCGATCGCCGGCAAGACGTCGGTCAACCTGAACTTCACCGCCGGCCCTGCTGCGATGAGCGCGGCGATCGAACGCTGCGGCATCCGCACCATCGTGACCTCACGCACGTTCCTCGCCAGGGCGGATCTCGCGCCGATGGCCGGCATGGTCTTCCTCGAGGATGTGATCGCGGGCGTCCCGGCCTTCAGAAAAGCGGCGGTCTTCGCCGCCGCGCGCGTATTGCCCCCGGCGCTGCTCTCGCGCATCTACTCGCGCGACGGCGACTCCGGGGCGCTCGCCACGATCGTCTTTTCGAGCGGCAGCACCGGCATGCCGAAAGGGGTGATGCTGAGCCACGCCAACATCCTCGCCAACACCGACGCCGTCGCGCAGGTCTTCCAGTTGCGCGAGGACGACGTCATCGTGGGTGTGCTGCCCTTCTTTCATTCGTTCGGCTTTTCGATCACGCTGTGGCTGCCGATGGTCCAGGGGTTCGGCGCGGCGTATCACCCCAACCCGATGGACGGGAAGGCCGTCGGCGAGATCGCCGCGAAGCACCGCGGCACGATCCTCGTGAGCACGCCGACCTTCTACGCGTCCTACGTCCGCAAGTGCCGGCCGGAGCAGTTCGCCCACGTGCGGTACGCGCTCGCCGGCGCCGAGAAGCTGCGTGAGCCGATCGCGGCCGCGTTCAAGGAGCGCTTCGGCATCACCCTGCTGGAAGGCTACGGCTGCACGGAGATGTCGCCGGTCGTCGCCGTGAACGCGCCCGACGTGCACGACGACGGCCAGCACCAGCGCGCGACGCGCGCCGGGACCGTGGGGCATCCGCTGCCCGGCGTCGTCGCGAAGGTCGTCGACCTCGAGACCGGCGAAGGGCCGCTGATCGGGCGCGACGGTCTGCTGCTGGTCGCCGGCCCGAACCGGATGCAGGGCTACATCGGCGAGGCCGAGCGGACCGCGGAGGCGATCCGCGACGGATGGTATGCGACCGGGGACATCGCGTGCATGGACGAGGACGGGTTCATCCGCATCACGGATCGCGTGTCGCGGTTCAGCAAGATTGCGGGGGAAATGGTGCCGCACATGAAGCTCGAGGAGCAGATCCAGGCTCTGCTGGATCCGCAGTTCGCCTGCGCGGTGACCGCCGTGTCCGACGACGCCCGCGGCGAGCGGCTGGTCGCGTTCTTCACGGATCCGGCGCTGGCGGCCGCGGAGCTGTGGGAGCGGCTGTGCCGGAGCGAGCTGCCCCGGCTGTGGATCCCGAAACGCGAAGACCTCCGGTTCATAGACGCGATCCCGACGCTCGGGAGCGGCAAGGTGGATTTGCGCGCCGTGCGGCAGCTCGCCGCCGGCGCCGGTGAAGCGGTGGCATGACATGGAAATCCTGATTGCGCTGTTGATCGCCGCGCTGGTGATGATCGCGCCGCTGATCGCCGCGGTGATCTCGTTCCTGCGGATCCGCGCGCTGCGCGGAGAGGTGGACGGGTTGCGCGCGCGGATCGGACGGCTCGAGGCGCGCGCCGAGGGAGAGGCGCGGGGAGCGAGAGAGGAAAGGGCGGCTGCACCCGTCGCGCGGGTGCCCCCTCCGCCACCGCGTGTCGACCCGGTGGCGCCCCCCGTACGCCCCGCCCCCGTACGGCCCGTCCCCGTAC from Vicinamibacterales bacterium carries:
- a CDS encoding acyl-[ACP]--phospholipid O-acyltransferase gives rise to the protein MHGYRHTLGRPGLQPFLWTQFLGAFNDNLFKIVVSMLAVHAAGGAHAGRQLSLVGVVFILPFLLFSGYAGQLADVYSKRRVLVVTKSLEVMAAGLGLIAFVSGRLELTYAVLFLIAVQATFFSPAKYGILPEILPDRDLSRANGILEMSTFVAIVAGTAAGGFLFDTLRDRLWAIGVIVVVVAIAGTALSLRIPHVPAAAPAARLARNPFGEIAAGVSRLRESRVLWLTVAGLSYFWFLGALLQLVMILFGTEVMGLSDTWTGILTTFAAIGIAAGSLAAGRLSGDKVELGLAPIGSIGMGLFAILLAKSTASFALAAFNLTMVGFFGGLFAVPLNALLQQKSGATEKGRLMATNNFLNMAAIVGASAALWLARDIAGLTADRIVLVFGVLTLAASVYVLTVVPEFLLRFCLWLLTHTIYRIRIVGQEHVPSRGPALLVCNHLSHVDGALVGACIQRFVRFLVYKPYYEHWAVNPLLRMLHAIPVAGGRDAVGAIEAARRELRNGHVVCIFAEGAISRTGNLLPFKRGLERIVDGLDVPIVPVYLDRVWGSVFSFKGGRFLWKWPARLPYPVTVAFGPPLPPATPAAEVRVALMTVGAQATSLRRRSRETLGRAFIASAKRRWGAFCMADSATRELTYGRALTAALLLSRWLRRTREAEPNVGVLLPASVGGALTNIAIAIAGKTSVNLNFTAGPAAMSAAIERCGIRTIVTSRTFLARADLAPMAGMVFLEDVIAGVPAFRKAAVFAAARVLPPALLSRIYSRDGDSGALATIVFSSGSTGMPKGVMLSHANILANTDAVAQVFQLREDDVIVGVLPFFHSFGFSITLWLPMVQGFGAAYHPNPMDGKAVGEIAAKHRGTILVSTPTFYASYVRKCRPEQFAHVRYALAGAEKLREPIAAAFKERFGITLLEGYGCTEMSPVVAVNAPDVHDDGQHQRATRAGTVGHPLPGVVAKVVDLETGEGPLIGRDGLLLVAGPNRMQGYIGEAERTAEAIRDGWYATGDIACMDEDGFIRITDRVSRFSKIAGEMVPHMKLEEQIQALLDPQFACAVTAVSDDARGERLVAFFTDPALAAAELWERLCRSELPRLWIPKREDLRFIDAIPTLGSGKVDLRAVRQLAAGAGEAVA